DNA from Gavia stellata isolate bGavSte3 chromosome 16, bGavSte3.hap2, whole genome shotgun sequence:
TAATTTAATGTCTCTAATTCATGGGTCTACTGCCCTCATAAAGTCAACTTGTATAGGCATTCAGTAGTGAGGCGCTCTCTACATACACATCATGCCTTGATGTGGGGCTTGACTCAAAAAAATCTCTGACAGAGGTCATTCATTCCCTTTATAAATAGTTTTTGAAACTGTGGCCACTTCTTCAATGCGGTGCTCATATCCTATGGGGCACCATATTGCATAATTTCTGTGCTGACCAAATCTGGAAACCACATCTACTAGATGATCATTGTTAATTTactaagaaaatacatttatcaGGCACATAGCTGCATTacatatttcattatttagaACAGCTGAGAATTTATGGGCACTTCTTGTGTCTCTGgaccccagctccctgcagcagtgTTGGGACATCAGTCTCTACAACGTGTGCTGAAATCCAAAACTCTAAAGGTCAAAACCATTTCACTGGGAACCTGAGGCAGACTGTCAGGTCAGGACCACCAAAAATCTGCAGTAGGATGATATGGGTGCTGCTCTGCTATGCCTATGGGCATATATTAATTTCAGAGCAAAGAGATTTCCAGTTTTAGGTTTGATACACCTTCCTGATGTAGAAATCTGCTAGCAGGTGGGTAGCCCAGGGACCAAACAGACAGAAGAGTAGATTTTGTATCTCTTTGAGAAGACATTTTCAGTTCATAGctagttgggttttttaagagcAGGGACCTGTTGTGCTTTGAATATGTTGGATGGatcaggaggagaaaggagagcgCAGGGCATGTCCCCTTGATGGTGAAAAGACTAGAAGCCCCATGCAGACATTTGCCCTGTCCTTGTGGCAAAAGGTTAAAGCCCAGCCAGAAAGAGTCTGATTCCTGGGAGGTAGAAAGGGAGCTTGGTTATGGAAAAACACACTTAATTTTACTGACATTTTCACAGCTTTGAAACGCTTTGTTAATTTGCAATAACAGATTTTGCAATCTTGTCAAAATAAATGTCCATTGCAATTAGGAAAACCCCAACATTTACTCAGTTATGGCTAAATGGAAGGAAGGTGGATTCATTCATCATGGTAAGGAGGGTGCAGACAGCTTTGTGACTAAGTGCGGAGGGAGAGGAGGGCCGAGTATGAAGTCACTCCCTTGCTCTGCGACCTCAGACAAACCACAGCATTAGCCTGTGCCTCATTTTCCCtagctggaaaacagaaaacaccgGCGTTCCCCTGCAAGGCACTATGAAACCTTATTTACTCATGCTGTGAAAATATCCTGAACTCCTTGTGTGAGAGGCAGTCAATGGAAATAGGCTATAGACTcgtttttttctctattttgaaaggcaggagaaacaagctggagaaaatgctttacggttttggttttttaagacCTAGAAGTCTCCTTTGATGACGGTTGTTCTCTCACTTTTCTCCGTGCAGGTACTATGCTATCTGCTGCCAGCCTCTGGTTTACAGGAATAAGATGACTCCATTGCGCATCGCTGTAATGCTTGGAGGGTGCTGGGTAATCCCgacatttatttctttcctccctaTCATGCAAGGCTGGAATAGCATTGGCATCATTGATCTGGTGAGTAGCTAAGGAGATACACCAACCTGGTATCAAATATATTCGGTGCTGTatattcttctttaaaaagcaatattcaGAGAAAAGAAGGCAAGAGAGGCTGAAGGAGAGGCTTCTTGTTATCGATGCACAGGGGCTGCTGAATTTCTGGAGCGTGTCTTTAAGGGGGTTTGAAGCAACTCTGTCCTGGAAGGACTGTCACAAAGACAGTGGTGGCTGTAGGAGGGGATTTTGCCTAAGTCTACTAGTCAGTTCAGTGAGTAGTCCTTTGAAAACACACCAAGCCCCAGCTGGCTCCCGACAGGCACCTCGGGAGACCTCAGTTCCCCTTGGCCTCTGCAGCTCTCGGGGAGTGCTGGCCTCTGCCGGTTGAGCGCTTGGCCCTTCCTTGCTGTGCTAGTGATGTTTAGAGAGCCGGGAAACCCGGACCTCCCCAGAAAGGATGGTGTTTTGGGTCAGTCCCATCAATATCCCCTGTCTTGGTGTGAGCCTTGAAGGTGGGGGAGAAGATGGAAGTTCCCCCATGCAAGTCATTTCAGCAGGAGTCAGTTTTCCCCACCGCAGTCTGGCTTCACTTGCAGGATCCCGTTTGCAGGGCAAGGGGTTAAGAGCTGCAAATCTGCTCTCCTTCCAATCTGGAGAcgcaggaattaaaaaatggcAAACTGTGAAAACACCTTGTTTAGAAGAGCTTGTTTAAAGAGATGTGGCATCTTCTATGCCAAGTCTCAGTCAAGGAGATATGAATACTTTTTGGCTCATGGAAAATAACCGATGCAAGCTGCCAAGCATCTAGATGAGGCGATAAAGCCAAAATTGCTTCCAGACAAGCACCTTTAGAACATACAGCTGGTAGAAAAGGGAGgtgcattttgtttatttaacaaACCATGTCAGGTATCTGATTTCTTCCACTGATTTTTTGCCCCCACCTTTTCAGAAAAGACTTGACACCCAGCTGTCTGTACCAGTCTTTCTAAACACCAGTGCAAGCCCTTCCCTTCCTTGTAACTTGATGGCGTTCACCATGCAGATTTCAGTAGCTGCATGCTGAGAGGTAGTGCAAGGTGCAAACATCACCTAGTGAGAATGCTTCACTGTTTATTTTAGAGGTAAACTTCCTTACTGGCCCAATTTAcgaattattaaataaataaattaaatacctaaattcaaattaataaatttaaataaataatttaaataatacataattTTGATATTATAGTTTTAAACAGGAGACAGGGTTATTGTCTTGTTGGAATAAGCACCAGAAATTATGGGCCTGATGGATGTGCAGTGACATTGTTTTGTAGCAATAGTAGCCTCAGGGAAATCCTGTCTGTCCCAGTTATGCCCCCTGCTCCTCAAACTCGCATGCAAGacccctttcttcctctgctgtctcCGTTTCCATCACAAGTCGTTGACCACATCTCAACCTACAGACTCAGCAGACTtctcctgcccaggctgctgcccacagcccctgtGCCTGGGAAGCTCAGTGTCATCCCCAGCCTGGAGCTGTCCCCCAGATGCTGCAGCCCAGTCCCTTCCCAGTCCATCTGGCCTCTGTGGGACTCGGTTGGGTGAAACTTGTGCATTGTTGGTGTAAAACCTGTTGAAGAGAGCAGTGAGCACTGCAAAAAAGCGTGGCATAAAGTGAAGTTATTCCCCTTTGCTGTGTCCGAACGGGGAAGTTAGGCTGATTTTCACTGGCCAGGTTGAGGCATGCTGTAGGATGCTGGAGCTGCAACGTGGGCTGGTCCTGTGgacctggggagcagcaggtCCGGAGAGCCCATGGTgtgagcagaggcagcagaggcagcagtggGTGAGGCAGGGACCGCggatgggagaggggagggaggagagagaattGGAAACTGGTGGTGAGGTGTCCTGGCAAACAGACTGCTGGTATCGGAGGAGCAGTGCtgaacttctttccttctctgtccttgtccttcctccccctgccccagatTCAGCAAAGGCAGTTCAACAAGGCTTCCAACTCCACTTACTGCATATTCATGGTCAACAAGCCATACGCCATTACCTGCTCCGTGGTGGCCTTCTACATTCCCTTCCTCCTGATGGTGCTGGCCTACTACCGCATCTATATCACGGCCAGGGAGCACGCCCGCCAGATCCGGCTGCTGCAGCGGGCCGGGGCCCCCGCCGACGGCCGTCAGCACCACCCGGACCAGCACAGCACACACCGCATGAAGACTGAGACCAAAGCTGCCAAGACCCTGTGCATCATCATGGGGtgcttctgcctgtgctgggccCCCTTCTTTATCACAAATGTAGTGGACCCTTTCATAAACTATACGGTGCCGGGGAAGCTGTGGACAGCTTTCCTGTGGCTGGGCTACATCAATTCAGGGCTGAACCCTTTCCTCTACGCCTTCCTGAACAAATCTTTCAGACGTGCCTTCCTCATTATCCTGTGCTGTGGTGATGAGCGATACCGAAGGCCTTCCATCTTGGGGCAGACGGTCCCCTGTTCCACCACCACAATAAATGGATCGACTCATGTACTAAGGTGAGTGTTTCTCAGATGCTGCAAAATGCCTGGAGTCACTAGAAAGAATACTTCTCTAGAGTTTTCATAACGGATTGGTttcactttgcattttaaatgtctgaTGGATTAACTGTTTAAAAAGGGAGGGGGCAAGAGAAGCGTCCAGAAATCCTCCGGGTCCTCAAAAAAACTGCATTTGTAGATAACAGATAAGTGTTGGCATGCGCAGCTTCTCCAGAGGCGCGTTCAGAAAAGAGCTGGGATAATGCAGAAGCAGCGTATGCATTTTGGCAAGCCCTGCTGTTTGGTCTGAGGGGAACAACTTGACCCCATGGGGAACACCTTGAGGGAGGCTGCCTGCTCCGTCTTCTCTACCAAAGGGATCATGACCCTCATTGCCCCTTCTCAGGGTCTGCCTTTGTAGCTCCACCAGCCACTGCTGCATCTTCCAAACTAATGAAAGGCAGAGGATGAACTTCCCCAAACGCCTTGACCCTGCTGGGGCACTTCAATGGCTCTCTGGGAGGAGGGATACTTGCTATTGTGTTTTAGCAGCTCAGAAAATGCTGGGGTGTCTGCCTTTTACTGTAACCCAGTCAAAGCCTACCCCTGTGCATGGCAGCGGCACCCAGTTCTGCAGGAGTCCCGGGAGCTGAGCGTGCCTCACACGGGCTACAGGACGTAGTCCTGCTGGTTGACAGTTTGGGGTCCCAGTGAATTTGAACCCCACACCTCACCCTTCACCGAGTACCACAATGTGTTCATTGCAAGAGGGAGCGTGTGGGCTGTGCACAGAGGGGTTTGGAGGGCTCTGTGGTATGAGGCACCCTCTGCGGTCTTCCCCGCACCAGGCGGAGAGGTGGGAGGCAGAGcatgggaggaaggcagggaagaACAATCATCTCCCCTAATATCAGAACAAACTGCaatctctgaaaaaaaccataGGTGTTTCTATGCAACTGTCTAGAGGAGATTCGGTTCTTCTGGTAGATGCCTTCATGGCTCTTCACATGCAGATGAGGACTTGGTAATCATATTTGTGTTCAGAGCTGAACCCATCCGGAGACTAAATCAGACACTGAGCACTTCCCAGCTGAGTCTGAACTGCTGGTTTGCCCCAAGCTCCCTTCTGTAATGGTCTCTGAAGTTTTGGAAAGAATCCTGAGATGTATGATGGATGGGAGACGGGGCAGGGCTTGTCACAACCTTGAGACAGACCTCTCAAGCTTTTTAAGTCATGAAGGACATTACAATATATTTATCTTCTGCTGATTAAAAACTGTTTGGGGGCTATGGTTCCAGAGCCCTCTGCCTGTGATGGATGTGTGCCATGCTCAGCCTGTATTTCTATTGGGACTGTGCTCCCGGGGACAAACCAGATGCAAGCCAGATGGTTAGGAGGATTGAGAGGGCAGCTCTTGCTGGACACAGCTCAccagctggggagctgcagggccAAACGCTGGAAAGGTGTCCCTGcgcagggagaaggggagggagggctcCCTCCCATCCCTGGTTAACCAGGGCGGCTCTGTGCTCTCACCACAGGACCAGCCTGGTGGCCtaaacacaaagaaagagaGTGTGGCATCTATTTTGGCTAGTAAGCAAAGCAACAAGATACCTTTTGTTAAGTATACAAGGCAGAGAGACGACGGGGAGCCTCTCTTAGGTGTGGGTTTGAGATGTGGAAGGCAGGGAGCACGTCAGCCCAGAAGGGGAATTGCTTCAGTCCGTGCTGATGTTTGACCTCCAGGTGTTGCAGATGGCAATGCCTGTGCCTCCTCATGTCTCCCAGTTGTCTCACTGCTTTTGCACTAAGTTATCTTGCTGTGAGACCTCATTGTCCTGCCTGTGCCCTGTGGGAGAGGCAGGCTCAGGCCAGCGCTGCCCTGGGGACGCTGGGTGCTGGAGACAGGCTTCTGAGAGAGCGAGCGGCCAGGGAGGCTCTGCACACCTCCAggagggctgagctgctgggggTTTCCTTCATTCTGTGCTGAGTGTCCTGAGCTGACAAACTACTCATTCTGAGACTCTTTGTAAACATATTGATGTCCATGCGATGGCCAAAGCAAACGTGAAGAGCCATTTCTCCTCCAAAGCTAGGGGTGACCAAGGTCTCGGGCAccccaggcagctggggaggctCTGGTGAGCTGCAGTAAATGGTGGATCCCACCATGGAGCTGAGATCAGGctttcttcatttccagctTGTCCCTCCCACTTGTACCACTTTGCTCCCACATACAAGTTAGTTACCCATGGAAATGCGTAACAATCCTGTCAGTCTGGATGTGACAACCATTGCAAAAGGCCCCATAAGAACCAAACCTGCACAGAGCATCTTGTCCACTTCTAGCTTTTATGAGTACTTTTATGGGTAAGAGCACGTTGTCTCTCTTCAACATGCTACAAGTGCAAGTCAGATTATCTCCCGCCTTTCCATAGcactccagctctgcagaaggcaCTTGCTTCCTGCTGCCgcaccccctcctccctccgcGTGCCGGAGGGACGTGGCTCTGCACATTGGCACTTCAGAGagcaattattttctgttttcctcagctTTGTAACTGATGAGAAAAGCATGACTTCTTTCCCTGGTGCAGATTATGCACTGATGATGATAGAGGTGTGGGGATTAAAGGAAAACCGACTAACTGTAGTCTTTGGACAGTTAACCTCACTGGAGgaatttgtatttcttcagtgcttCTCTCAAATGCAAAAAAGGTTGGATTCAGCATgagtgaaagagaaattcaGTGAGGCAGGTTCTCTCAAGGTTTAACATACATTTGCTTTACTAGTATGGAAATACAAGGGGTTTGTGCCCAGCAGCTGAACTATTGAAACCTTCCTGTAAGGGCTGGCTTCATACCAACCCAACTGAGAAGCTGCATAGGGGCTGGACCTGGTTCACACACTTCTTCTGCAACCTCAAAGTTGTTTCTTGCCGACCAAGAGCTGCTGCAAATGGGGAAGTTGTGCAAGTGGGATTTTACAGCTGCTCTTCTCACCCTGACAGGGAGAGAAGTGAAGAGCAGGACAGACCTTATGCTGAATCTAGGGCAGAGTTCCTCCCCCCAAAACCGCAGAGATTTGCAATTTTGTGTTAAGCTGACGTGAGTCATTTAGCGTCAAAGGGAGTCAGGAGTGGTTAATGGTAGGACTGGGATTTCTAACTCCTCTCTACTTCCAATCTTGAGACGATCGGAACTTTCCTTCAGCTCTACCTGTCCAAACCATTCTGTCCTTCCTCATAATCATCTCACTGGTGTGTTTGCAAGTGCAAAGAATGTTTGTCACAGTTAAAATTCAGACTCTTGCTCTTGGATGCGTCTGACCTGTGAGAGTGCCttgcagggagggaaggcatttcttctttttttcttct
Protein-coding regions in this window:
- the HTR4 gene encoding 5-hydroxytryptamine receptor 4 — its product is MQTIDFNLRSTEGFGVAEKIVLLTFISAVILMAILGNLLVMVAVCRDRQLRKIKTNYFIVSLAFADLLVSVLVMPFGAIELVQDNWIYGEMFCLVRTSLDVLLTTASILHLCCISLDRYYAICCQPLVYRNKMTPLRIAVMLGGCWVIPTFISFLPIMQGWNSIGIIDLIQQRQFNKASNSTYCIFMVNKPYAITCSVVAFYIPFLLMVLAYYRIYITAREHARQIRLLQRAGAPADGRQHHPDQHSTHRMKTETKAAKTLCIIMGCFCLCWAPFFITNVVDPFINYTVPGKLWTAFLWLGYINSGLNPFLYAFLNKSFRRAFLIILCCGDERYRRPSILGQTVPCSTTTINGSTHVLRYTVLRNGHHQEHEKLPIHNDPESQESCF